One Natator depressus isolate rNatDep1 chromosome 13, rNatDep2.hap1, whole genome shotgun sequence genomic region harbors:
- the MTG2 gene encoding mitochondrial ribosome-associated GTPase 2, protein MLGSKILSSRTWTLLDSLRQWRPVYSPHIQTCLLQQHVKSWQRILSTSCAKCAKKQRLKQKRAISEKKLTRYFVDHRRVCVVGGHGGPGINSFHSEPRKEFGGPDGGNGGDGGHVILKADQQIKSLASVLPLYRGFHGERGRSKNCYGANGGYTYIKVPVGTVVKEDCKIVADLAQHGEEYVAAYGGIGGKGNRFFLSNENRAPMTATLGESGQERVLHLELKTMAHAGLVGFPNAGKSSLLRAISNAKPAVAPYPFTTLNPHVGIVHYQDYEQVAVADVPGIIRGAHLNRGLGLAFLRHIEHCRFLLFVVDLSVSEPWIQLQDLKYELEQYEEGLSKRPHAVIGNKIDLPQSKANLLLLKERVEQSVIPLSALTGDNLEELLLHLRDLYDAYVNTEQSRRQNPVKW, encoded by the exons ATGCTGGGATCTAAAATCTTGTCATCAAGAACATGGACTTTGTTGGATAGCTTACGGCAATGGAGACCTGTATATTCACCACATATACAGACTTGCTTATTGCAGCAGCATGTTAAGAGCTGGCAGAGGATTCTTTCCACAAGCTGTGCAAAGTGTGCAAAAAAACAACGGCTGAAACAAAAAAGAGCAATATCAGAAAAGAAGCTG ACCCGATATTTTGTAGATCATCGAAGAGTGTGTGTGGTTGGAGGCCACGGAGGACCGGGTATTAACTCTTTTCACAGTGAGCCTAGAAAAGAGTTTGGAGGTCCTGATGGTGGAAACGGAGGAGATGGGGGCCATGTTATTTTGAAAG CTGACCAGCAAATCAAATCACTGGCTTCAGTCCTCCCATTGTATCGAGGCTTTCAtggagaaagagggagaagcAAAAACTGTTATGGAGCCAATGGTGGATACACGTATATTAAA GTTCCTGTGGGCACTGTAGTTAAGGAGGATTGCAAAATTGTGGCTGATCTTGCTCAGCATGGCGAAGAATATGTTGCTGCTTATGGAGGAATTGGAGGGAAGGGTAACCGGTTTTTTCTGTCCAATGAGAATCGAGCACCAATGACAGCCACTCTAGGAGAATCAGGTCAGGAAAGAGTCCTCCATCTGGAGCTCAAGACTatggcacatgcagggctg GTAGGATTCCCCAATGCTGGGAAATCATCACTTTTGCGAGCAATCTCCAATGCAAAGCCTGCAGTGGCTCCCTACCCGTTCACAACCTTAAATCCACATGTAGGCATTGTTCACTACCAAGACTATGAACAAGTGGCAG TTGCTGATGTTCCTGGTATAATAAGAGGAGCTCATCTAAACAGGGGCCTTGGATTGGCCTTTCTGAGGCACATAGAACACTGCCGCTTTCTCTTATTTGTGGTGGATCTGTCTGTGTCTGAGCCATGGATTCAGCTCCAAGACTTAAAATATGAACTGGAGCAGTATGAAGAAGGCTTGTCAAAGAGACCTCATGCTGTCATAGGAAATAAGATTGATCTTCCTCAGTCAAAGGCTAACTTACTACTTCTTAAGGAGCGAGTGGAGCAGAGCGTCATCCCACTATCTGCATTGACAGGAGATAATCTGGAGGAATTATTGTTGCACCTAAGAGATTTGTATGATG